tATGATTGTCACAAATATCTGGTGTGGGTTTGGGAAGTGCCAGGATACTAGCTCCCCAAAGACAATAACCAGGGGATAACCAACACCCAGGTGGGTGTCGAACAACCATCAAAAGCCATTGTCCAGCGAaagagctacaatgcaatgactcagcTGCGCAAcaccacaccaggggaattgctcaaccttgcctggtgactcagcaatgtaccctgacatgcctggacttgtgttctccaaccACATGGTGGGACTaaggatataaaacagaacacagtgacCCTATACtttgccttttctcctccccccacaaatgctacaagcaacaaggacaccgagaagactgaagactccaacagaggagactggcccaagTTTCACGGGTGAAACCTGTGTACCATGAACTGCAATAtctagtggggtgagaaaaactgcttaatctcgatgttgcccagtctaattgggttgagagtttagactgcatacttatattttattttagtaaccACTCTGATGTtttgcctaccacttataatcacttaaaatctatcttttgtagtcaataaacttgttttactgtttatctttaccagtgagtttgcctgaagtttTTGGTAAATCTGCACAGGTTTACAGAGGCTGGTGTATATctactttccattgatgaagcggtgaaccaattaataaacttgcactgctcatcagacagtatattcctgaggtacaaggctgggaggatttgtctggtgcctttctctgtgtgattcatgagtgggtctgggagcattcatgcaatctacctgggtgtggggctccacatgctgttgtgctgagtgacaACAGCACCTGGAGgcgtttgctgcttgtcactagcaaagcattgtaagaGATAGCCCAGTGTGGAGTgttcagggggcacagcggtcccacagtcccaggctgcacgccagggatcccatcacagcaTGATGACATGTTTAGAAAGACAATAAGGCCTCTGAGACAGCTGAGACAGGGCTAAGAGCCTGGAGGATTTCATTgtctgaaaaactggacatggacatggagagTAGGAGAGCATCCCATGCAGGATGAGATGCTGTGGATTATGAAGGAccaatcagacatgttgaggcatctggttgagctTCAGGAAAAGCAGCTTGAGGCTAAACTCTTTCTGCAGCCCATGCAGAACTGCCTGCAAGCATTGCCCTGTTCCCAATCCCTCTCCCACAAAtgttccaggagctgggagtgggatgTGCAGTATCCCTTCCACTCAACACTGGGGAGGGTACTAAGAACAAAAGGCAGCCATTCAAAGATCTTTGATGGGCAAGACTTCTGTGCTTTCACAGACAAACTGATTTGGTTTCTCCCCTCCCAATATTATCCCACCATTTGCCCAAGgttaaagaaacagaaagaacaggaaaataaTGTATGTGTGTGCAATAAAGGTAATTGTTTCGAGAATTAAATGCTCTTTATTTATTCCAATcattggggttggggggaggggaggggtggggtgggggggagggtacaGAGAAATTGATGCAATGGAGGGGATGGTAGGGGAAGGCACAACACAGATAAGCGGTGCACATTACTGAAACAAGTTTTCAAAGCATCCAGGAGATGCAGAGCTCCTTGGTgagctcttcttattgccctggtatctggctgctcaaaattagctGCCAATCTATCTGCCTCCATACCCCACCTCTGCAgaaatgtctctccctttgcctaacagatattatggagcacacggCAGACAGtgataacaatgggaatattgttttCACTGAAATCCAAACTAGTAAGCAAATTgtgccagcaaccctttaaacgtccaaaggcacattccaccaccattctgcacttgctcaaccttTTGTTGAaatgctccttactgctgtccagctGGCCGATGttcggcttcatgagccataggagcaaggggtaggctgggtctcccaggatcacgatTGGCATGTCAACATTGTCAGTGCTTATTTTGCGATCTGGAAAAAAGTCCCtgattgcagctttctgaacagacctgtgttcctaaagatgtgcgcatcatgcacctttcctgacccTCCCACATTGATGTCGATGAAACTCCCCCTATGATCCACCCGTGCTTGTAACATCATTGAAAATTATGCCTtacagtttatgtactctttggcaaggtggtctgctGCCAAGATAGgcatatgcgtgccatctatcaccccaccgccgttagggaaccccatcgtggcaaaaccatccactatgtcctgcacgttgcccagagtcactacccttcttagcagaagtcgaTTAACGCCCTGCATGCTTGGATCACAATGGATCCCATGGTGGATTTACCAACTCtgaattgattccccactgactggtagcagtctggcattgcaagcttccacagagcgaTCACCACTTGCTTCCCCATAGTCAGAGCAGGTCTCATGTTAGTGTtgctgtgcttcagggctggggaaagctctgcacaaagttcctggaaagtggacttatgcattcaaaagttctgtagccactgctcgtcatcccatagCTGCCTAACAGTGCAATCccatcactcagtgcttgttttccaggACCAGAAATGGCGCTCCAGCCTGTTCAGCTGCTGCAcgactgccagcagcaaccaggaatTTTTTCATCCTATGGCTTGCGGCAGGGCTGCTTGCATGACATTGCAATGTTCCACACGGCGGTGCCTTTctcagctctggaaatactgcaggataaggctcaaggtgtttgtaatgctcacaacaggAGTGCACAGCTGAGTGGGGTCCATGCTTCTTGGGCTACGGCATACACACGGCTAAGCCAGGCTTTCGAAAAAAGGCATGAGAAAGTATGGGTTGTTTGCCATTGATATCAAGgtaaggagggagggaggaaactgcATCACGGGAAGCCAAAGccatgttcccattcccccctgcaTCGATGTTTTGGTCCCAGGAGGTGTTGTAAGCTCTTCCCCAAACCCCCTGTGGCtagttgcactgtgggatagctacccatagtgcactgcTCTGTGCACTGATGCAAGCGCtgctagtgaggacgcactccaccaaCACAATGAGCATGGCGTGGACTGGCACAACCAACTTCATTACTGCAGCGGCCGGATGTCAACTTACcttaagttgacttaactttgtagtgtagacatgccctcacaGTTACTTTTTAGCCTGCAGTACACCGACCACCAAACCCATGGAGATAACTTTCATAAAATTAATACAGATATCTCCCAGTTTCTTCATAGCAGTATTTTAGTAGCGGTTTTACCAATGAAGTCTACCAGTGTATACTTCCCTAGTACTACTCATTACTCCCCTCCAAGGAACTTTTTGCCACAACATTGCTTTGGGATCTCATGATCCCTATATCCTTTTTCCAGGAGATCTCATTTGGTTGCATTCTTTCTTCTTAGATATATGACCTAAACTtttgctgtattaaaatgcatttggttTGAATGAGCTCAATTTTCTGAGAAATCCAGACCATCTGGATGACTGCCTTGTCCTCATTTACCACTCTGCTAATCTCTGTGTCATCTGCCAATTTCATCAGCAGTGATTtcatatttacttccagatcattggtaAAAGTATTAAATATCATCAGCCTTgtagaaccccactagaaacacctccATTCAAAGATTATTCCCACTGATTATTCCTTTTTGAAATCTGTCAGTTATGTCTGTCCATGTAGCATGAGTTTTATTGATACTGTCTACATTTCACCAGCCAGCTCTTTCAGAGCTCTTGTTATCTGGTCCTGATGCTTTTAGAACACTTATCCCTAGTAGATGCTGTTTTAACATCCCCCTTAGTTACTAAAAGGCAGGGAAGCAGTTCATCATCCTCATGTAATCCAAATACATCAGTTGGCTTCtttccaaatatagaacagaaatatttattaaacacttctgccttttctgtatcattttattaacaattttaccatttTCACCTAGTAATGGGCTTGTCCCATTAttgggatttcttttgttcctggtATACTTTAAAAccactccttattgtccttagttctgccagccatggattttttcCGGATGGCTTtagctttccttatcaattttctacacttcataACCTCTAATGTATATTGTTTGCCATCCGCCTCACTTTTTTCCATAGATATATCTGCCAGATggaattggcagcaacaagggctggggcTCAATGTCTAGGGATTCCTCTTACCAGTACAAAACAGAACCATCTCAAGCCTCTACCCAGTAATCTGATAAAACTAATTAGCACCCTTGGGCACCTCTAAGAGTCAATACTTACCCATTCAGAAGCATTGAGTCTGTGTATAACACAAGAAAACTTTTGTTAAAAGGGAAATAGAACCCAGCATTACCTTGGGAAACCACCACAACCATGATTCAAAAGCATGTAACCATAAGCAACACGCACCTCACAGTCCCTTCAGGCAGTGTCCTTTGTTTCAATTTCCCATCTTGCAGCATGAAAGTCTGACAAAtaaatgtccctttaacataccactcccctctccctgcactgcaCCCTACTCACAGTTGGCTGTTCTTAGTCAGTGAAGACCCTTAGTTCAGAGGTGCACTCCCCTGgattcacctcccacccctgaaaagggagggggagcGTCGAGcaatgtctctgctgctgcttccactgTACTCTGCCGCCGTTAGCTATGTGCTACTACCTCTGTTGCTGTTACCTCTGCCGCTGTTCCGCAATGCTGCTGTCATCAGTGCTGCTTGCCACTCTCTACCACTTCTGCAATGCCCCACTTTGAGGTTCCACCACTTAGCCcagctcttagccctggtctacactgggggtgggatcgatctaagttacgcaacttcagctgtgtgaataacgtagctgaagtcgacgtacgtggtgtcttcactgccgtgagtcgactgctgccgctcccccgccgactccgcctgcacctctcgtggcggtggagtacaggagtcaacgggagagcgcttgggggtcgatttatcgcgtctagactagacgcgataaatcgatccccgctggttCAATCGCCATCCGgtgagtagtgtagacatacccttagtgatttCCCTGGACAGTGAGGAACCTCTCTACTGTTGCTTCTTGTCTTTCATTACAACACTGTCCTCACACCAGGTTGAAGGCTTAGAGCTgctcatcagtgatttcagctctagtaatCACCCAACAGAAACAAGAACTTTTAATTGAGTTTACTCAACTTTCCCTTTGAACACTAAAGAGAAGAGAATCAAATAGTATCTAGAACCCTTTAAAGCAGAGCCCCCCCACTAGATAAAAACATCTATCCCTAACCCCTCTAACTTTCACTGGGATGTGACATCCctaccccctgcttagcaagtgggTTTGAGGTTAGGGTGACCCCTTCAATCAGGGcatgctaagcacagttctgctgccctttattcatacagtaaggataacaacatttcattatccCTGCATTCAAGGCGTTTTGTATCCCAAAACCAGgaaaaattgatcactttggcaatgcagctctgtctgctgaaCACCTAGGTGTGTGTATGCAAATATAGTCCGGTCCTGAagtcttcctcccctccccccatttcttttTGCTGAGTTTTCTTTCTGCTGCCATGGTTGAAACTCCTGCATGGGGATGGGGATCATTACTGCGACAGCCCTTTACCCCAGTTTGTTTCCTATCAGTTACACTTCATATTGCCCTTTACAGAATGAGGCTGGGAATTAAATACTTCTTTTTTACCTTATTACttctgaagaaaaggacaaaGAAGAGAATTGTATAATAACCAATAAACCTCTACTGTGATCTGCCACTGCAATTTCTCCCTTCCACCCCTCCTGAGAAGTGGTGGCATGATGCTTCTCCCTCCCCAGACTTTCCAATTCAGATGAGTTTGGAGTTAAAGTGGATATGTGTTAGAAAAATAACAACAGGGTTTTATTCAGAGGTCAAATTCAAACTAGCACAAAGTGCAGTGAATACCGTATCTCGTTTGAGCCAGTTACAGAGTGAGCCCCACTTCTCGCCCACTCCCTCTCCACCCTGAGCTTCCCAACACAGCTTTTCATCAAGATACTAACAAGGGATGTAACTGGCTCTCAATCTCTACTGCTGAAGAACCTCTtcattataaataattaaatatttatttaagaaagaggaGTCAAAGCAGGAGTTTGACTCTGTAGCTCAGTGGTCAGGGCAAtcccctgagatgtgggagaggcccggctccaaaaatatttcatttatatcAAGTGGAACACCTGCAGCAGGGGAGACTGAGACATAACCACCCCAGAATATTCAACgactcagtggttagagcactcacctgggatgtgggagaactgacttcaagtccctgctccaactcaGGCAGAACAGGGATATAGACTGGGTCTCTCACATTATAGGGGAGTACTCTGTCCACTAAGCTAATAAGGTTATTAGTTGCATTATTGTAGCACATAGGATCCCTAgttgtggaccaggaccccattgtgctaggcactgtacaaacagaacaaaaagacaattcctgccccaaagagcttacaatcttgaGCGTAAAGCAAGAGACTTGTAGGGGAATAAAAGGAAGCAATGAGACAATAATGGTCAGGACGATTGGCATTCTAACCATTGTCAATATATTACAGGCATCGTGCCAAAGGAGAGTTGTGGATGTATTTGACGGTGGATGCTTTATGGATGTTTTCAGGGAGCCCCTCCCAAGTGTGCTGAACAGCGTGGGAGAAAGTAGAAAGATGCTTGTCTGAAAATGTAACCTGTGCCCAATGGAGGCTGGTATGATGGGCCCATCAGAGATGAGCATCAAGAGTTCAAtagcaaatgagagatgataggtagggtgggaaATGGCCAAGGAAGGATTAGAAGGTGAATATAAGCAGCTTAtatttgatgtgatagagaagggagagccagtggagggattaaAAGCTAGGGATGACATAGGCAAAGTGACAGTAAACACGTACACACATATGCGTATAAACACACCCTCCAAATTTCTGACCTGCTTGCTCCTAGCTGTCTCTGTTCAAGGCCTGCTCTGATAGGTACGCTCTGAGCATGCCTctgggatcaggccctgcaggcgACAAAGGCAGGGTATTGCCTAGGCTGACAGTCCTACCAGGGGTTATGCATGAGCTGGGGAACCAAGCAGCTCAATGGCATCAGGAATTAGGTGATTTTGTGTATGTCCACAGGCAGAAACTTTGGTGCTTAAGGAATTTAGGTAGCTAAAGGGTTAGGCACCAGCTGAGCAGAGGTTTGAGGATCTCAGCAGTGCCTAAATGTTggtcttaggcacctaaaatgTTTACATCCCTTTGTGTATCTAGCTCTGTGTACCTGAAAGTGTGAGAAGAACAGTGTTCCAGTGAGCTTAATGGTATTACCCCCACTCACATGATGGAGACACCCCCTTTTCTCTGACTCCACCTTTCCAGGGTCACAAGGGTCCTCCAATCCCTTCCTATAGAGCTGCAAGAGGGTCCCTGGAAATGGTGATTCCTCCATTAATGTAAAATGGGAGGTTAATTTCTGAGTGGCTGGGTCTTCATCAGGTATGGGGTCTGTCAGAGGGGGCGCAGGAATAAGGGTAACTGAGTTAACTGTCCCTTTTACCCTGAAGTCTCCAGAGATTCCTCAGATTTTGGATCaactgaaaagaaagaaaaataattgatTCAGGAAGACAAAAACAATCAGTAAAATGTCATTCTCTTCCATGATCTGCAGCTACCAGGGCGATGGTAGGCTACTATTAAGAgctttcccttctccctgccctggttcttgtcatgcagacagaaagtaGAAGAGCAGAAGTAGTGCACCTCTGATCTTACCCCTTATAATGTATGGTCATTTTGGAGGGTTttgggtctgggggcttcagTACCACCTCTTTCATATCCCATGGGAGGAGTAAAGAGTGAGGTTGTGCTCCAGTCAGGGACAGggatttctttggcttttagtatTTCTTAtaccttcccctcccatcccccttgccctcccgactggttgcttgaccttatCTCGGGAGAGGAGTTGAGGCAGGACTGTCCTTCAAGTGACTGCTTTTATATTACACACCCATTCTGCCCAACAACACTTTAGCACTATCTCTTATCTCTTTTCACCTGATCTGCTTGTGGGCAGATGTAACACccagtgtctttgttctttgttcataCATATtagtaagaatataaaaatatcaaaagtcaAATGAGCAAACaagacccaaaattctatctcaggcaaataTACAGGTCTGAGTACTACATTATCATCACTAACACTCCTAAGAGCTACCCCCTCTCCTACCCAGCAAGAGACACTGTAAGAAGAGAAGCTGGAGAACTAGCTATGGAATCATCTCCCAGTTACTCCATTTCCAGCTTCTCCCTCAAGGAGGCAAAATGGAAAGGAAGTAGGCGCACGAAGTATGAGGGGAGCTCCCAAATACTCCGGTCCAGGCTTCTCCCAGCAAGGCTGCTGTAGGGAAGGAGGCAGGACAGCTGGTTGTGACGGAGCTTCCAGCTATGCTACTCCCTACAGGAAGCACTGTAATTAGAGTGGCAGGAGTGCTGGCTGTAGCAGGTGCTCCAAGCTACTCCAGTCTCTGCGTCTCACAGCCAGCGGCACCATAGGGAGCAGGAGATGAGCTCTGACTGTGGAACCTCAGTCTAGGGAGAGGGCTGAAGTGCTTTACACTCTTACCTGCTTTTCTTCTCCTGAGCATGAGGCCAACGAGAGCAGCAAGGAAGATGAAAGTAGCAATGAAGGTTCCCACAAGCCCATTAGATGTTTTTTGCTCTGTTGGAGAAAGAGGGGGAGTCAGTGATGTGAAGCTCATCTGAGTCTGTTTCAGAGAGCTAAAATTCTTCACACAGATCACAcaaagggcagggctgggatcctaTTGGAGGAGAGATGTGCAAGGTTTCTGGGGAAAGATTAGGATCTCATTAGAACAGTGCCACAGGGAGCAGGGACTAAGCTGAGTTCCtattggggaaggaagggggtgggggcaaagaagGTCCTGGTTCCCTTGGAGACAACAGTGTATAGGGGTCCTTGGGGCATGGTTGGGTTCCCAATAAGGAGTCCGTGTGCTGCCTTTTTGCTCCCTTGAAACCACTGCCCCCTTAACAGTGTAAGGTGCTGCACGATGCAGAGAACATGCTTTACAAAGAGCTGTAGAGGCTGtaatgagagctgaggaagtgcgATTGCCAGGAGAAGCCAGGAGAGGAAAGAACGGATGGGGAATGAGGGCAGGCAGTGGAAATGGGAGGGTGCTCCAAATGGGATGGGGCTTCAGTACCCCAGAATTGAGAGGTGAGGGAAAAGCTGGAGCTAGGAGATCAGAGGGTTGAAGCAAAAGCTGAGAGGCAGGGGCAATAAGGAGAACTCGCTCTCCTTTCCCCCTGTTTACCTGGTGTCCTGAGCTGGGCACTAGCTGTAATTGGCTCTTCAAGGGCCAGATGCGAGACATGGCAGCTGTAGGTGACAGGTCCCAGCTCTATGGCTGTGTTGATACTCAGGTATGAATTGATGCCATAGGTGCCATCCTGGGCTTGCCTATGGCTGGAGAAGTATGTGCTTGAGCCTGAGATAGGGATCTTGTCCTTGTCGTCAGGGGCCTCCCGTGTCCACTTCACCGACACATCCAGGGGGTAATAGCCAGAGATCTCACAGGTCAGGGTAGTGACTCCATCCCCCTCACGTGACACCAACTCTGGGAACAAACGGACTCTcgggggctctggaggggggcaaacaggaaattaaatccAGCTGGTGATAAACTGTGTTTGAGGGAATGGAGTAGTACAGAGGAGTCCCTCATCCCcactgggtggggctggggaagcaaggaggggagcagagagataCCGGGAATGGTCAGGTTCCAGTGAATGGGGCCTGTCTCCCCTATTGCCTCCTGACTAGGTATTCTTAAAGCATCATTGCCTCACCGACCAACTGCAGCTGGATGATGTTCTGGgcctggtgctggggggtggaCACTAAACAGATGTATGTCCCTTcatcccccacacccactccttGCAGGCTAAGCGATGCATCTCCAGTCTCCAGCAGCTGCACCACATCCACGTGGGCCGTTGACTGTTCTGCTTGTGCCACGTCCCCCGCCTGGTAGTGGAAAACTCTACGGCCGCTGCCTCGGTGCTGCAGCCTCCACTCCAGCGAGGCCAGCGGAGAGCTGGAAGCCAAGGCAAAGCTGCAGTCCAGGGTGACGGAGGTGCCAAGTCGGGTACGCAAAGTAGGGGTGCGAGATGACAACTGGAATTCAACTAGGaacaaagagaaggagaaagacaaaTAGACTGAGAGAGTGTTAAATATATGTGGTTATGGAAGACTCCCCCTGGCAGGACATCAGGGACTGGGTCACAGCTCCACCCACCTGGAGGAAGCATGCTGTGGACTGACTGGCCATGCTGGGTTGAAGGGTTGGACATGTGTCTCCCCACAAGAAGATCCCATCCTGCAGGCTGCAGAGCTATTAGCAGGATACGGGGAGTAAGTGCATATTGCTCTCCTTGCTACACCGAACTCTTGGAGAGCAGACATAGCACTTGCCAAGGGTCACAGTGGTGTGGCAAataatgaacataagaacataagaatggccatactgggtcagaccaaaggtccatctaacccagtatcctgtcttctgacagtggccaatgccggatgctccagaggcaatgaacagaacaggtaatcatcaagtgatccatctcctgtcgcccattcccagcttctggcaaacagaggctagagacaacatccctgcccatcctggctaatagccattgatgaacctatcctccatgaacttatctagtcctttttcaaaccctgttatagtcttataGTGACAGTGGTGGGGAGAACAGTAGGGCCAGAACTGGGGAGTCAAGGGGCACAGAAGTGCAAGGGCAGAGTGATCAAGGGGTCACACTGGTGGCCCAGCAGTTACATCCCGCAGATAGCAGGAGGGTCCTGTACATTTGAGCTTCCCTCAAGAAGGGAAGGATTATCTATCCTGCTGACTCACAGCATGTGCAGTCCTTTTCTCTAGTTCCCTTAAGTCCCAGACTACAGAGTGGGGTGGTATTCCTGGGGTCTCTAGTTCCCCTAGCACTCCTTAATGtggaggcttcagccctggagtgtCTGGCTCCCCTAGTGCTCCCTGGTGCAGTAGGTGCATTCCAGCACTAAAGTCTTTTCCCCTCATTCGCCACTTTCTTTACCTGTGGTCAGCACTGTGCCCTCCTTGCTTATAGGAACCTTCAGTCTTGGGTGCAGTACGGCCATTCTCTCATCTTCTTCCCTGACACTGCTGACCTTCAGCACCAGGGCTATGCTGATCCCACTGGATAACTTCAGGGTCCCCATGAACCAGgaggcctggctgggcccctcATCTGTCAGGTGTAAGCTGTATGGAGAGATCTCACAGGTCACTTTCTCCCCAGCACAGTCTGCATGCAGCAGGGATTCCGCATATGGGATGGGTACCAAAGTTTCTGTAATGAGAAAGAGAAGACATGTAGTTTGATGAATGGAACAGGAAAAACAGGATCAAGTTTAAGTAGGGACCTAATCTGGTGAGGCACCAACGGCTGTGTCTACACCTAGTGTAAAATGGGGTCAGGCTGCTGCTATGCAAACACAAGAGCATTAGCATGTAACATTGGTCTCCCAGCTTGTTTAAAGAAGTTCTTGTGGCGAATGAGGAAGtcatatgtattatttttatgaatatcaTATATTCCTCAGTTTACCTGTTTGCTTTAACTTTGCAGCCAGACTGGATAAGCTCAAAGGCTGTTGGGGAAAAACAACAGGGAACAAAACAATAACAGACAGGCGATACCTTAAGGGAACAATAGGGAGAGCTATAAATTGGGAAATACCTACCTGCCTACATACCAACCATGCTAGCAAGGTTTATTCTTCCCAAGCCTAAACCTAGGAGCAAAGGGGATGCTGAAACATTAAAGGTCCCAGCCTAAAAAAGGAAGAGGTATTGAGGGTGCAGCAACAGCTAGAGATGAGTGTCTGTCAAAGAGAAAATCTACCTGCCAAATCCATTATTGTTACTGAAGCACATGCCAATCTTTCTTGTTGCCCTGCACTCTCTTCAGCTATACTCCCCATGACAAAATATGGGAGcactttaaataatttgttaataCTGTATATTGGCCTGGCTCTGGTGAGGTGGTTTTTGTGAGAATGTCTTTGATTAAGGGCTTCCCAACAGGTAACCATCTGGGATGGTCCAGGCAGAAAGGAGAAGATGGCTCAAGATGATCCTGTAACAGCTTTGCCAACTTTTTCTTATAGCCCCCGCTGAAATCAAACAATtgcatgagaatttcagctttgattaaaaaagtaagtttctaactGTCATGATTGAGGAGAAAAACTTTGTTTCAACTGCTAAGTAAAtattctttgagcagggggttggactagatggcctcctgaggtcccttccaacccttatattctatgattctatgattttgttttaaaatatttgattattttgttGGTCATTATCACTGGTCACAGgttcccatgggaaggaaacacAGGTGCCCCAAACCTAGCTGGACCTGCACGGTGATAAGCAGTTGTCATACATGGGGCAGTGGTCCCAGACCTGATCCAAGTATGGAAGAGTCACAAGGGCAAGAGGCCCAAGACCTGATTTAGGTTCTCTGAGAGAGACTAGAAAGAGGACTGAAGTGCAGCTAGTCCTGTAGCTGTGATACTCCCTTTCTTGCACCCTCTCCTCTCCTTGTATCCCTCCCTTATATCCCTGGCAAGTTGCAGATCCAGGGTGAAGTGTACATTCTTCCACGAAGGAACTCTATCCTCAGTTGAAGGCAGCAGGTTCTGCTGCTTGGTGTCTAGGTGGGACATGAGGGCAAGGAAATGTATAGTACAGAGCATGAGCATACCGAGATGTTTCACAGATAGTCCAAATGTATAACATGCAGCCAGTTTGAAAGGTGCACAGTGAGGAAGGTGCTTGCAGAGTCCGGGGAACAGGGTACCTGT
The Eretmochelys imbricata isolate rEreImb1 chromosome 1, rEreImb1.hap1, whole genome shotgun sequence DNA segment above includes these coding regions:
- the LOC144268985 gene encoding tapasin-related protein-like isoform X3; its protein translation is MNLGLILICGVLALKAAELPVELAPGSQLRSVDVVLDCHYIEEAVGGFPGAFAGSFSSDPATLVLRGVSVADDGSLDSVTNYEAPGTNTDSASPIIFEVSETLVPIPYAESLLHADCAGEKVTCEISPYSLHLTDEGPSQASWFMGTLKLSSGISIALVLKVSSVREEDERMAVLHPRLKVPISKEGTVLTTVEFQLSSRTPTLRTRLGTSVTLDCSFALASSSPLASLEWRLQHRGSGRRVFHYQAGDVAQAEQSTAHVDVVQLLETGDASLSLQGVGVGDEGTYICLVSTPQHQAQNIIQLQLVEPPRVRLFPELVSREGDGVTTLTCEISGYYPLDVSVKWTREAPDDKDKIPISGSSTYFSSHRQAQDGTYGINSYLSINTAIELGPVTYSCHVSHLALEEPITASAQLRTPEQKTSNGLVGTFIATFIFLAALVGLMLRRRKAVDPKSEESLETSG
- the LOC144268985 gene encoding tapasin-related protein-like isoform X2, whose amino-acid sequence is MNLGLILICGVLALKAELPVELAPGSQLRSVDVVLDCHYIEEAVGGFPGAFAGSFSSDPATLVLRGVSVADDGSLDSVTNYEAPGTNTDSASPIIFEVSETLVPIPYAESLLHADCAGEKVTCEISPYSLHLTDEGPSQASWFMGTLKLSSGISIALVLKVSSVREEDERMAVLHPRLKVPISKEGTVLTTVEFQLSSRTPTLRTRLGTSVTLDCSFALASSSPLASLEWRLQHRGSGRRVFHYQAGDVAQAEQSTAHVDVVQLLETGDASLSLQGVGVGDEGTYICLVSTPQHQAQNIIQLQLVEPPRVRLFPELVSREGDGVTTLTCEISGYYPLDVSVKWTREAPDDKDKIPISGSSTYFSSHRQAQDGTYGINSYLSINTAIELGPVTYSCHVSHLALEEPITASAQLRTPEQKTSNGLVGTFIATFIFLAALVGLMLRRRKAGKSVKHFSPLPRLRFHSQSSSPAPYGAAGCETQRLE
- the LOC144268985 gene encoding tapasin-related protein-like isoform X1 — protein: MNLGLILICGVLALKAAELPVELAPGSQLRSVDVVLDCHYIEEAVGGFPGAFAGSFSSDPATLVLRGVSVADDGSLDSVTNYEAPGTNTDSASPIIFEVSETLVPIPYAESLLHADCAGEKVTCEISPYSLHLTDEGPSQASWFMGTLKLSSGISIALVLKVSSVREEDERMAVLHPRLKVPISKEGTVLTTVEFQLSSRTPTLRTRLGTSVTLDCSFALASSSPLASLEWRLQHRGSGRRVFHYQAGDVAQAEQSTAHVDVVQLLETGDASLSLQGVGVGDEGTYICLVSTPQHQAQNIIQLQLVEPPRVRLFPELVSREGDGVTTLTCEISGYYPLDVSVKWTREAPDDKDKIPISGSSTYFSSHRQAQDGTYGINSYLSINTAIELGPVTYSCHVSHLALEEPITASAQLRTPEQKTSNGLVGTFIATFIFLAALVGLMLRRRKAGKSVKHFSPLPRLRFHSQSSSPAPYGAAGCETQRLE